From Acidovorax sp. FHTAMBA, one genomic window encodes:
- a CDS encoding TRAP transporter small permease: MKKAFLLFERGTTFAALLGACAMLVVASALGMFQIVTRFVLEQPAEWTEVLIRFSLIWMVFLAIPSAFRQGAMVSVDVLYRWSPPRVRRVLDYIVALAALALIGVIIWWGWDYAQRGGVQSMAGLESVSMFWAYVAMPVGGVFSVIGIIGCLVDPHRLELETAQ, translated from the coding sequence ATGAAAAAAGCCTTTCTGTTGTTTGAACGTGGCACCACGTTTGCCGCACTGCTGGGCGCGTGCGCCATGCTGGTCGTAGCGTCCGCGCTGGGCATGTTCCAGATCGTGACCCGTTTTGTGCTGGAACAGCCCGCCGAGTGGACGGAGGTGCTGATCCGCTTCAGCCTGATCTGGATGGTGTTTCTGGCCATCCCCAGCGCGTTTCGCCAGGGCGCAATGGTGAGCGTGGACGTGCTCTACCGCTGGAGCCCACCGCGTGTGCGCAGGGTGCTCGACTACATCGTGGCGCTGGCTGCGCTGGCGCTGATTGGCGTGATCATCTGGTGGGGCTGGGACTATGCGCAGCGCGGTGGCGTGCAGTCGATGGCGGGGCTCGAATCCGTCTCCATGTTCTGGGCCTACGTGGCCATGCCGGTGGGCGGCGTGTTCAGCGTCATCGGCATCATCGGCTGCCTGGTCGACCCCCACCGCCTTGAGCTGGAGACTGCGCAATGA
- the gcvP gene encoding aminomethyl-transferring glycine dehydrogenase encodes MTAALPLSALENAAEFLPRHIGIDAADEAHMLSVIGEASRRALIDSIVPRSIARSSAMDLPAPITEAAALAELKALAAKNQVLKSFIGQGYYGTHTPGVILRNILENPAWYTAYTPYQAEISQGRMEALVNFQTMVCDLTGMPIANASMLDEATAAAEAMTLAKRSVKSKSNVFVVAGDAHPQTIEVIQTRAKPLGIEVLLANSAAEWDAALNGDYFAVLAQYPATSGRIDDLRADVEKAHTKQAAFIAAADLQALTLITPPGEWGADIVVGTTQRFGMPMGAGGPHAAYMACRDDFKRSLPGRLVGVSVDAHGKPAYRLALQTREQHIRREKATSNICTAQVLPAVIASMYAVYHGPEGLQRIAQRVASYTAILAQGLKQLGAPVREQATFDTLSLHTGAATKSIAARAIQMGANLRIYFEEYLCISLDETTTRADIELLWKIFAKDGQALPTFDAFENGVESLIPAALRRTSRYLTHPVFNTHHSETGMLRYIRQLSDKDLALDRTMIPLGSCTMKLNATSEMIPITWPEFANVHPFAPADQLQGYKELDEQLRAWLCQATGYAGISLQPNAGSQGEYAGLLAIKAYHEAQGHAHRNICLIPSSAHGTNPASAQMVGMQVVVTACDANGNVDMADLKAKCEQHSANLACIMITYPSTHGVFETQVKELCALVHSHGGRVYVDGANMNALVGVAAPGEFGGDVSHLNLHKTFCIPHGGGGPGVGPVCVVEDLVPFLPGHATAGVAGGVGAVSAAPLGNAAVLPISWMYCRMMGAEGLQAATETAILSANYISARLKDHYPTLYASENGHVAHECILDLRGLKDTSGVMAEDVAKRLIDYGFHAPTLSFPVPNTLMVEPTESETLSEIDRFIDAMIAIREEIRQIENGVWPQDNNPLKNAPHTAESLLGGEWSRPYTREAAAYPVAALRSSKYWSPVGRVDNVWGDRNLSCSCIPVSDYA; translated from the coding sequence ATGACCGCCGCCCTGCCCCTTTCCGCTCTGGAGAACGCCGCCGAATTCCTGCCCCGCCACATCGGCATCGACGCAGCGGATGAAGCCCACATGCTGTCCGTGATTGGCGAGGCGTCGCGCCGGGCGCTGATTGACTCCATCGTGCCGCGCTCCATCGCCCGCAGCAGCGCGATGGACCTGCCCGCGCCCATCACGGAAGCCGCGGCGCTGGCCGAACTCAAGGCGCTGGCGGCCAAGAACCAGGTCCTCAAAAGCTTCATCGGCCAGGGCTACTACGGCACGCACACGCCGGGCGTCATCCTGCGCAACATCCTGGAAAACCCCGCCTGGTACACCGCCTACACGCCCTACCAGGCCGAAATCTCGCAGGGCCGCATGGAGGCGCTGGTCAACTTCCAGACCATGGTGTGCGACCTGACCGGCATGCCCATTGCCAATGCGTCGATGCTCGATGAGGCCACCGCCGCCGCCGAGGCGATGACGCTGGCCAAGCGCTCGGTCAAGAGCAAAAGCAATGTGTTTGTGGTGGCCGGTGATGCCCACCCGCAAACCATCGAGGTGATCCAGACCCGTGCCAAGCCGCTGGGCATCGAGGTGCTGCTGGCCAATTCCGCCGCCGAATGGGATGCCGCGCTCAATGGCGACTACTTCGCCGTGCTGGCCCAGTACCCCGCCACCAGCGGCCGCATTGACGACCTGCGCGCCGACGTGGAAAAAGCCCACACCAAGCAAGCCGCCTTCATCGCCGCAGCCGACCTGCAGGCCCTCACGCTGATCACGCCGCCCGGTGAATGGGGTGCCGACATCGTCGTGGGCACCACCCAGCGTTTTGGCATGCCCATGGGCGCCGGTGGCCCGCACGCGGCCTACATGGCCTGCCGCGACGATTTCAAGCGCAGCCTGCCCGGCCGCCTGGTGGGCGTGAGCGTGGACGCGCATGGCAAGCCTGCCTACCGCCTGGCCCTGCAAACGCGCGAGCAGCACATCCGCCGCGAAAAGGCCACGTCGAATATCTGCACCGCGCAAGTGTTGCCCGCCGTGATCGCCAGCATGTACGCTGTGTACCACGGCCCCGAAGGCCTGCAGCGCATTGCGCAGCGTGTGGCCAGCTACACGGCCATCCTGGCCCAGGGCCTGAAGCAGCTGGGCGCCCCGGTGCGCGAGCAGGCGACCTTCGACACGCTGAGCCTGCACACCGGAGCCGCTACCAAATCCATAGCTGCTCGCGCAATCCAGATGGGCGCCAATCTGCGGATTTACTTCGAAGAGTACCTCTGCATCTCGCTGGACGAAACCACCACGCGGGCCGACATCGAATTGCTGTGGAAGATCTTCGCCAAGGACGGCCAGGCCCTGCCCACGTTTGATGCGTTTGAAAACGGTGTGGAGTCGTTGATCCCCGCGGCGCTACGCCGCACCAGCCGCTACCTCACGCACCCTGTGTTCAACACGCACCACTCTGAGACCGGCATGCTGCGCTACATCCGCCAGCTGTCCGACAAGGACCTGGCGCTGGACCGCACCATGATCCCGCTGGGCAGCTGCACCATGAAGCTCAACGCCACGAGCGAGATGATCCCGATCACCTGGCCAGAGTTTGCCAACGTGCACCCGTTTGCACCCGCAGACCAGCTGCAGGGCTACAAGGAGCTGGACGAACAACTGCGCGCCTGGCTGTGCCAGGCCACGGGCTACGCGGGCATCAGCCTGCAGCCCAATGCGGGATCGCAAGGTGAGTACGCCGGCCTGCTGGCCATCAAGGCCTACCACGAAGCCCAGGGCCATGCGCACCGCAACATCTGCCTGATCCCCAGCAGCGCACACGGCACCAACCCCGCCAGCGCCCAGATGGTGGGCATGCAGGTGGTGGTGACCGCCTGCGACGCCAATGGCAACGTGGACATGGCCGATCTCAAGGCCAAGTGCGAACAGCACAGCGCCAACCTGGCCTGCATCATGATCACCTACCCCAGCACGCACGGCGTGTTTGAAACCCAGGTGAAGGAGCTCTGCGCCCTGGTGCACAGCCACGGCGGCCGGGTGTATGTGGATGGCGCCAACATGAACGCCCTGGTGGGCGTGGCCGCCCCCGGCGAGTTCGGCGGCGACGTGAGCCACCTGAATCTGCACAAAACGTTCTGCATTCCCCACGGCGGTGGCGGCCCCGGCGTGGGCCCCGTCTGCGTGGTGGAAGACCTGGTGCCCTTCCTGCCTGGTCATGCAACGGCCGGTGTGGCCGGCGGCGTGGGTGCCGTGTCGGCAGCGCCACTGGGCAATGCCGCCGTACTGCCCATCAGCTGGATGTACTGCCGCATGATGGGCGCCGAAGGCCTGCAGGCCGCCACCGAGACCGCCATCCTCTCGGCCAACTACATCAGCGCACGCCTCAAGGACCACTACCCCACGCTGTACGCCAGCGAAAACGGCCACGTGGCACACGAGTGCATCCTGGACCTGCGCGGCCTGAAGGACACCAGCGGCGTGATGGCCGAAGACGTGGCCAAGCGCCTGATTGACTACGGCTTTCATGCGCCCACGCTCTCCTTCCCCGTGCCCAACACGCTGATGGTGGAGCCCACCGAGAGCGAGACGCTGTCCGAGATCGATCGCTTCATCGACGCGATGATTGCCATCCGCGAGGAAATCCGCCAGATCGAAAACGGCGTCTGGCCGCAGGACAACAACCCCCTGAAGAACGCCCCGCACACGGCCGAGAGCCTGCTCGGCGGCGAGTGGAGCCGCCCCTACACCCGCGAAGCCGCCGCCTACCCTGTGGCCGCCTTGCGCAGCAGCAAATACTGGTCGCCCGTGGGCCGGGTGGACAACGTGTGGGGTGACCGCAACCTGAGCTGCAGCTGCATTCCGGTGTCTGACTACGCCTGA
- the gcvH gene encoding glycine cleavage system protein GcvH, which translates to MTVKFSKDHEWINVADANAAVVGITVHAQDALGDVVFVDLPAVGATFAQGDVAGVVESVKAAADVYMPVSGEVVEVNEALRADPSLANSDPLNAGWFFKVKLSDASQLDALLDEAAYSAFAASA; encoded by the coding sequence ATGACCGTCAAATTTTCCAAAGACCACGAGTGGATCAACGTCGCCGACGCCAATGCGGCCGTGGTCGGCATCACCGTGCATGCCCAGGATGCCCTCGGTGACGTGGTGTTCGTAGATCTGCCCGCCGTCGGCGCCACGTTTGCGCAGGGCGATGTCGCGGGCGTGGTGGAGTCCGTCAAGGCTGCGGCTGACGTGTACATGCCCGTCTCCGGCGAAGTGGTGGAAGTCAACGAAGCGCTGCGCGCCGACCCCTCGCTGGCCAACTCCGACCCGCTCAATGCCGGCTGGTTCTTCAAGGTCAAGCTCAGCGACGCCAGCCAGCTCGATGCGCTGCTGGACGAAGCCGCCTACTCAGCCTTTGCCGCCAGCGCCTGA
- a CDS encoding Crp/Fnr family transcriptional regulator: protein MTSTTSACTVCQPPALEALVESEPALAVLWQDLPRRQFSAGMSLQQAGETSTRCWQVRSGVVRLFYLNEHGTERNRSFHGAGSWVAGNLPPLALPSPYAIEALAPVEAVELAYATLQQWQRSFPHIGPLLEEGLGYVFQRHAHREAELLSHPPEVRYQSFLATHGDLAAHLPQHHVASYLGISPVSLSRIRARLGMVEPSRGG from the coding sequence GTGACTTCCACCACCAGCGCCTGCACTGTCTGCCAGCCGCCTGCGCTGGAGGCTCTGGTCGAGTCTGAACCGGCTCTTGCGGTGCTGTGGCAGGATCTGCCCCGCCGCCAGTTCAGTGCGGGCATGTCGCTGCAACAGGCCGGCGAGACCAGCACCCGCTGCTGGCAGGTGCGCAGTGGCGTAGTCCGGCTGTTCTACCTGAACGAACATGGCACGGAGCGCAACCGGTCGTTCCACGGCGCCGGCAGCTGGGTGGCCGGCAACCTGCCACCCCTTGCGCTGCCCAGCCCCTACGCCATCGAGGCCCTGGCGCCCGTAGAGGCCGTGGAGCTGGCCTATGCCACCTTGCAGCAATGGCAACGCAGCTTTCCCCACATCGGCCCCTTGCTGGAAGAAGGCCTGGGCTATGTGTTTCAGCGGCATGCACACCGCGAAGCCGAGTTGTTGAGCCACCCACCCGAAGTGCGCTACCAGTCTTTTCTGGCCACGCATGGTGATCTGGCAGCCCACCTGCCGCAGCACCATGTGGCCAGCTACCTGGGCATCTCGCCGGTGTCGCTCTCCCGCATCCGGGCACGGCTGGGCATGGTGGAACCGTCACGCGGCGGTTGA
- a CDS encoding FKBP-type peptidyl-prolyl cis-trans isomerase, translated as MLAGLLAASFAAAQAAGPVTTASGLVYESLKDGTGESPKATDTVKVHYKGTFLDGKEFDSSYKRGEPTSFPLNRVIPCWTEGVQRMKPGGKAKLTCPPAIAYGAAGAGGVIPPNATLNFEIELISVGR; from the coding sequence GTGCTCGCCGGCCTGCTGGCTGCCTCGTTTGCCGCTGCCCAGGCGGCAGGCCCCGTCACCACGGCCAGCGGCCTGGTGTATGAATCACTCAAGGACGGTACGGGCGAATCGCCCAAGGCCACCGACACCGTCAAGGTGCACTACAAGGGCACGTTCCTGGATGGCAAGGAGTTCGACAGCTCCTACAAGCGCGGCGAGCCCACCTCGTTCCCGCTCAACCGCGTGATCCCCTGCTGGACCGAAGGCGTGCAGCGCATGAAGCCCGGCGGCAAGGCCAAGCTGACCTGCCCGCCCGCCATCGCCTATGGCGCAGCGGGTGCGGGGGGCGTGATTCCGCCCAATGCGACGCTGAACTTTGAGATTGAACTGATCTCCGTCGGCCGTTGA
- a CDS encoding cytochrome c, with protein MREYHCCQLLPAGRATLRRGAVAAMVAGLVGAGAASEAQAPSAAAPEPAAPPHVIGLGQPLSPADVERHAITVFPNGRNLPAGRGSVEQGARLYAMHCAACHGAKGIEGPAARLVGSDGFIGWSDPLRPLRVRKYPLQVLSVGAMWPYATTVFDYVRRGMPMHAPKSLTDDEVYAITAHLLHLNGLVPGDAIMDKEKLPRVVMPGRDRTVSAWPQER; from the coding sequence ATGCGTGAATACCATTGCTGTCAGTTGCTGCCCGCCGGGCGCGCCACCCTGCGGCGTGGCGCAGTTGCGGCCATGGTGGCGGGACTGGTGGGGGCAGGAGCAGCCAGCGAGGCCCAGGCGCCATCAGCGGCGGCTCCAGAGCCAGCAGCGCCACCGCATGTCATTGGACTGGGGCAACCGCTGTCGCCTGCCGATGTGGAGCGCCATGCCATCACCGTCTTCCCCAACGGCCGCAACCTGCCGGCCGGCCGGGGCAGCGTGGAGCAGGGCGCGCGGCTGTACGCCATGCACTGCGCCGCCTGCCACGGAGCAAAGGGCATTGAAGGGCCCGCGGCGCGGCTGGTAGGTTCTGACGGCTTCATTGGCTGGAGCGATCCGTTGCGCCCCCTGCGCGTGCGCAAGTACCCGTTACAGGTGCTGTCGGTGGGTGCGATGTGGCCTTACGCCACCACGGTGTTCGACTACGTGCGCAGGGGCATGCCGATGCACGCACCCAAGAGCCTGACCGATGACGAGGTGTACGCCATCACGGCGCACCTGCTGCACCTGAACGGCCTTGTGCCAGGTGACGCCATCATGGACAAGGAGAAACTGCCCAGGGTGGTGATGCCAGGGCGGGACCGCACAGTCAGTGCATGGCCGCAGGAACGCTGA
- the gcvT gene encoding glycine cleavage system aminomethyltransferase GcvT has product MSSANAPLLATPLNALHTELGARMVPFAGYSMPVQYPAGLMAEHVHTRTAAGLFDVSHMGQLKLVGPDAAAAFETLMPVDVIDLPVGKQRYGLLLTDEGTVMDDLMFFNQGVVDGEPTLFVIVNGACKVDDIAHIQARIDQRCKVVPMPDHGLLALQGPQAATALARLAPGVEKLVFMTGGAFSIAGCDCFVTRSGYTGEDGFEISVPAAQAETLARALLAQPEVKPIGLGARNSLRLEAGLCLYGNDIDTTTTPPEAGLNWAIQKVRRTGGARAGGFPGADKVLAQIDNPASLQRKRVGLVALERVPVREHTELQSTDGQKIGEVTSGLLGPTVNEPVAMGYVAPAFAAIGTRVNAIVRGKAVPMEVRALPFVPANYFRG; this is encoded by the coding sequence ATGTCGTCAGCCAACGCCCCCCTGCTTGCCACGCCCCTGAACGCCCTGCACACCGAGCTGGGCGCCCGCATGGTGCCGTTTGCCGGATATTCCATGCCCGTGCAGTACCCCGCGGGCCTCATGGCCGAGCATGTGCACACGCGCACGGCCGCCGGCCTGTTCGACGTCTCGCACATGGGCCAGCTCAAGCTGGTGGGCCCCGATGCCGCCGCAGCCTTCGAAACCCTGATGCCCGTGGATGTGATCGACCTGCCCGTGGGCAAGCAGCGCTACGGCCTGCTGCTCACCGACGAAGGCACGGTCATGGATGACCTGATGTTCTTCAACCAGGGCGTGGTGGACGGCGAGCCCACCCTGTTTGTCATCGTCAACGGCGCGTGCAAGGTGGACGACATCGCGCACATCCAGGCGCGCATCGACCAGCGTTGCAAGGTGGTGCCGATGCCCGACCACGGCCTGCTGGCGCTGCAGGGCCCGCAGGCGGCCACTGCCCTTGCACGCCTGGCGCCCGGTGTGGAAAAGCTGGTGTTCATGACCGGTGGTGCATTCAGCATTGCAGGCTGCGACTGCTTCGTGACCCGCAGTGGCTACACCGGCGAGGACGGCTTTGAAATCTCGGTGCCCGCCGCCCAGGCCGAAACCCTTGCCCGCGCGCTGCTGGCCCAGCCAGAAGTGAAGCCCATTGGCCTGGGCGCCCGCAATTCGCTGCGCCTGGAAGCCGGCCTGTGCCTGTATGGCAACGACATTGACACCACCACCACGCCGCCCGAAGCGGGCCTGAACTGGGCCATCCAGAAGGTGCGCCGCACCGGTGGCGCGCGTGCTGGCGGCTTCCCGGGCGCCGACAAGGTGCTGGCGCAGATCGACAACCCCGCCAGCCTGCAGCGCAAGCGAGTGGGCCTGGTCGCGCTGGAACGTGTACCGGTGCGCGAACACACCGAGCTGCAAAGCACCGATGGGCAAAAAATCGGCGAAGTCACCAGCGGCCTGCTGGGGCCCACGGTGAACGAGCCCGTGGCCATGGGCTATGTGGCGCCCGCCTTTGCAGCCATCGGCACGCGCGTGAACGCCATCGTGCGCGGCAAGGCCGTGCCGATGGAGGTGCGCGCCCTGCCGTTTGTGCCCGCCAACTACTTCCGTGGCTGA
- the soxC gene encoding sulfite dehydrogenase gives MRSYSGHNGLARRTFLGGLATGGLSVAAAQATPPQPQPLAARLPDAMTRPGGADLPYGLPAVHEAQVERSLSMAAGVAVWRTPLEHQRGIITPSGLHFAVHHNGVPDIAPERHTLKLHGLVNKPLRFDLDRLMRYPMVSRVHFLECAGNSAANALSPTALDQTLGEIAGEVSCSEWTGVPLAYLLNEAGLKDSAQWVVAEGADGGSHSRSLPLKALMEHGMVALFQNGERLRPSQGYPMRLFMPGWEGNVNVKWLHRLEVVDAPAYTKDESGLYTQVLADGRIERFAFHMEVKSVITHPSGQQRLPEPHGFYEIAGLAWSGRGRIVRVDVSVDGGRTWAVAQLHGPVLDRAFTRFTLPWQWSGRKADLMSRATDEHGRTQPLRSEWKRRYAMHSFNHYNAVQAWRVQADGRVENVYA, from the coding sequence ATGCGTTCATACAGCGGCCACAACGGCCTGGCCCGGAGGACTTTTTTGGGGGGCCTTGCGACAGGGGGACTCAGCGTGGCGGCGGCGCAGGCTACGCCACCACAGCCACAACCGCTGGCCGCACGCTTGCCCGATGCGATGACCCGCCCCGGTGGGGCCGATCTACCATACGGCCTGCCCGCCGTGCACGAGGCGCAGGTGGAACGCAGCCTGTCGATGGCGGCGGGGGTTGCCGTGTGGCGCACGCCGCTTGAGCACCAGCGCGGCATCATCACCCCCAGCGGCCTGCACTTTGCAGTGCACCACAACGGCGTGCCCGACATCGCGCCGGAGCGCCACACCCTGAAGCTGCACGGGCTGGTCAACAAACCGCTGCGCTTTGATCTGGACCGCCTGATGCGCTACCCGATGGTCAGCCGCGTGCATTTTCTGGAGTGTGCGGGCAATTCGGCGGCCAATGCGCTGTCGCCCACCGCCCTGGACCAGACGCTGGGCGAGATTGCGGGCGAGGTGTCGTGCTCGGAGTGGACGGGGGTGCCGCTGGCGTATCTGCTGAACGAAGCGGGCCTGAAGGACAGCGCCCAATGGGTGGTGGCCGAAGGCGCTGACGGTGGGTCGCACAGCCGCAGCCTGCCACTGAAGGCCTTGATGGAGCACGGCATGGTGGCGCTGTTTCAGAACGGCGAGCGGCTGCGGCCGTCGCAAGGCTACCCCATGCGCCTGTTCATGCCAGGCTGGGAGGGCAATGTCAATGTGAAGTGGCTTCACCGGCTGGAAGTGGTGGACGCGCCCGCCTACACCAAGGACGAGTCGGGCCTGTACACGCAGGTGCTGGCCGATGGGCGGATCGAGCGCTTTGCGTTCCACATGGAGGTGAAGTCCGTGATCACGCACCCCTCGGGGCAGCAGCGTTTGCCGGAGCCCCATGGGTTTTACGAAATTGCGGGGCTGGCCTGGTCGGGCCGTGGGCGCATTGTGCGTGTGGACGTTTCGGTGGATGGTGGGCGCACCTGGGCTGTGGCGCAGCTGCACGGCCCGGTGCTGGACCGTGCCTTTACGCGCTTCACGCTGCCTTGGCAGTGGAGCGGCCGCAAGGCCGACCTGATGAGCCGCGCCACCGATGAACACGGCCGCACCCAGCCGCTGCGCAGCGAATGGAAACGCCGCTACGCCATGCACTCGTTCAACCACTACAACGCGGTGCAGGCCTGGCGTGTGCAGGCCGATGGCCGTGTGGAGAACGTGTATGCGTGA
- a CDS encoding TRAP transporter substrate-binding protein, which produces MQLTKLVVGLSLALGFVATAAAQTTMRISISTAQNSHQGVAIDTFAKEVEKRTGGRYKVQTFYNGALGGERESIEAVQLGTQELAFSSTGPVPNFVPEARIFDVPFLFRDKAHARAVLDGPIGQEMLTKFDSKGFKALAWAENGFRHMTNSKRSVTAPEDLKGLKMRTMENPVHIAAYKGFGIITTPMAFPEVFTALQQGTVDGQENPLPVIISAKFDQVQKHLTLTGHVYSPAIFVMNKASFDKLSAADKQAFIDAAKEGTKANRARVDEDDAKGVADLRAKGMTVVDNPDKSKFVAALAPVNAEFEKQFGKATLDKIREYK; this is translated from the coding sequence ATGCAATTGACCAAACTCGTCGTTGGCTTGAGCCTTGCGCTCGGCTTTGTGGCCACCGCTGCCGCACAGACCACCATGCGCATCAGCATCTCGACGGCCCAGAACTCTCACCAGGGCGTGGCCATCGACACCTTCGCCAAGGAAGTCGAAAAACGCACGGGCGGCCGCTACAAGGTGCAGACCTTCTACAACGGCGCCCTGGGTGGCGAGCGCGAATCGATTGAAGCCGTGCAGCTGGGCACGCAGGAGCTGGCCTTCAGCTCCACCGGCCCGGTGCCCAACTTCGTGCCTGAGGCGCGCATCTTCGACGTGCCCTTCCTGTTCCGCGACAAGGCCCACGCCCGTGCCGTGCTGGACGGCCCCATCGGTCAGGAGATGCTGACCAAGTTCGACAGCAAGGGCTTCAAGGCCCTGGCCTGGGCCGAGAACGGTTTCCGCCACATGACCAACAGCAAGCGCTCGGTGACCGCGCCTGAAGACCTCAAGGGCCTGAAGATGCGCACCATGGAAAACCCCGTGCACATCGCCGCGTACAAGGGCTTTGGCATCATCACCACGCCCATGGCCTTCCCCGAAGTGTTCACCGCCTTGCAGCAAGGCACTGTGGACGGCCAGGAGAACCCGCTGCCCGTGATCATCTCGGCCAAGTTTGACCAGGTGCAAAAGCACCTGACGCTCACAGGCCACGTGTATTCGCCCGCCATCTTCGTGATGAACAAGGCGTCGTTCGACAAGCTCTCGGCCGCTGACAAGCAGGCCTTCATCGACGCTGCCAAGGAAGGCACCAAGGCCAACCGCGCCCGCGTGGACGAAGACGATGCCAAGGGCGTTGCCGACCTGCGCGCCAAGGGCATGACGGTGGTGGACAACCCCGACAAGTCCAAGTTTGTGGCCGCGCTGGCACCCGTGAATGCGGAGTTTGAAAAGCAGTTCGGCAAGGCCACGCTCGACAAGATCCGCGAATACAAGTAA
- a CDS encoding TRAP transporter large permease, giving the protein MTPVMITTMVLCFALTVSVAVSIGLASILGIQVANANMLISVKEMFASINKFPLAAIPFFILAGNLMETGGISRRLVEFAKSIVGGVQGGLPMTCVLTCMIFAAVSGSSVATTFAIGAILIPALIKHGYPTSYAAALQATSAELGVIIPPSIPLILYGVSAEVSIGELFIAGFGPGVLISGALMLFVWAYCKWKGWGKNDGDGRMPLGRATLQAGWALLMPVIILGGIYGGIFTPTEASAVAVFYALVIGVVIYREIRIKDLFGILRKSAISSAVIMFIIANAGLFAFLITRAGVPDAIGRWLEAVLQSPTLFLLGVNAALFIIGMFIETSAAIIVLAPILAPVAMHFGVDPVHFGLIMVVNLAMGMITPPFGVNLFAACTVARISLDRIVGHLIPFVLVIMACLMIVTYVPQLSLGLRDLVYAK; this is encoded by the coding sequence ATGACTCCAGTCATGATCACCACCATGGTGCTGTGTTTTGCACTCACCGTGTCCGTGGCCGTCTCCATCGGCCTGGCCTCCATCCTGGGCATCCAGGTGGCCAATGCCAACATGCTCATCTCGGTCAAGGAGATGTTCGCCTCGATCAACAAGTTTCCGCTGGCCGCCATTCCGTTCTTCATCCTGGCGGGCAACCTGATGGAAACCGGCGGCATCTCGCGCCGGCTGGTGGAGTTTGCCAAGAGCATCGTGGGCGGGGTGCAGGGCGGCCTGCCCATGACCTGCGTGCTCACCTGCATGATCTTTGCAGCCGTGTCGGGCTCGTCGGTGGCCACCACGTTTGCGATTGGCGCCATCCTGATCCCGGCGCTCATCAAGCACGGCTACCCCACCAGCTATGCCGCCGCGCTGCAGGCCACCAGTGCCGAGCTGGGCGTGATCATCCCGCCCTCGATTCCGCTCATCCTGTATGGCGTGAGCGCCGAGGTGTCGATCGGTGAGCTGTTCATCGCAGGCTTTGGCCCGGGCGTTCTTATCAGTGGCGCATTGATGCTTTTCGTATGGGCCTATTGCAAATGGAAGGGCTGGGGCAAGAACGACGGTGACGGCCGCATGCCCCTGGGCCGGGCCACGCTGCAGGCGGGCTGGGCGCTGCTGATGCCGGTCATCATCCTGGGCGGCATCTACGGCGGCATCTTCACGCCCACCGAGGCATCGGCTGTGGCGGTGTTCTATGCGCTCGTCATCGGCGTGGTGATCTACCGCGAGATCCGCATCAAGGACCTGTTCGGCATCCTGCGCAAGTCGGCCATCTCGTCGGCCGTGATCATGTTCATCATTGCCAACGCCGGGCTGTTTGCCTTTCTCATCACCCGTGCGGGTGTACCCGATGCGATTGGCCGCTGGCTGGAAGCGGTGCTGCAGTCGCCCACGCTCTTCCTGCTGGGCGTGAACGCGGCGCTGTTCATCATCGGCATGTTCATCGAGACCAGCGCCGCCATCATTGTGCTGGCGCCCATCCTGGCACCGGTGGCCATGCACTTTGGTGTGGACCCGGTGCACTTCGGACTCATCATGGTGGTGAACCTGGCCATGGGCATGATCACGCCGCCGTTTGGCGTGAACCTGTTTGCGGCCTGCACGGTGGCGCGCATATCGCTGGACCGCATCGTGGGGCATTTGATTCCGTTCGTGCTGGTCATCATGGCGTGCCTCATGATCGTGACCTACGTGCCGCAGCTGTCGCTGGGTTTGCGGGATCTGGTCTACGCAAAGTAG